One segment of Nitrospinota bacterium DNA contains the following:
- the acpP gene encoding acyl carrier protein: MASTEERVKDIIVEQLGVDRDEVTSEASFIEDLGADSLDTVELVMALEEEFDIEIPDEEAEKISTVGEAIEHIKKLINQGE; this comes from the coding sequence TTGGCTTCAACTGAGGAGAGAGTAAAGGACATTATTGTAGAGCAATTAGGTGTAGATAGAGATGAGGTTACTTCTGAGGCCTCTTTTATTGAGGATTTAGGAGCAGATTCTCTGGATACCGTAGAGTTAGTCATGGCCCTCGAGGAAGAGTTTGATATAGAAATTCCAGATGAAGAGGCTGAGAAGATCTCTACAGTAGGAGAGGCAATAGAACATATAAAGAAACTTATTAATCAAGGGGAATAA
- the fabG gene encoding 3-oxoacyl-[acyl-carrier-protein] reductase: MGLSGKVALVTGGARGIGRSIAIKLAKEGAHIVISDINLNGALDTAKVIEEQGKESIAVEGNVSIFSDVEAMVKQAIDKFGRIDILINNAGVTKDSLLIRMKKEDWDFVLNVNLTGTFNCSKAVAKYMMKQKTGNVVNISSVVGVMGNVGQVNYASSKAGVIGLTKSMARELAPRGIRVNAIAPGFIDTEMTRSLSEEARNRLVTQIPLTRLGTPDDVANCVNFLVSDDADYITGQVIHVNGGMLM; the protein is encoded by the coding sequence ATGGGCCTTTCTGGAAAAGTTGCCTTAGTAACTGGTGGGGCTAGAGGGATAGGTCGCTCAATTGCTATCAAACTGGCAAAAGAGGGCGCCCATATAGTCATTTCAGATATAAATTTAAATGGGGCCTTAGATACAGCAAAAGTGATTGAAGAACAGGGAAAGGAAAGCATTGCTGTTGAGGGGAATGTCTCTATTTTTTCTGATGTTGAAGCTATGGTCAAGCAAGCGATAGATAAATTTGGTAGGATAGATATACTTATTAATAATGCTGGAGTCACAAAAGATAGTCTTTTAATAAGAATGAAGAAAGAAGACTGGGATTTTGTGTTAAATGTAAATCTGACAGGGACCTTTAATTGTTCAAAGGCCGTTGCGAAGTATATGATGAAACAAAAGACGGGAAATGTTGTAAATATCAGTTCTGTAGTGGGAGTGATGGGGAATGTAGGACAGGTTAATTATGCTTCCTCAAAAGCAGGGGTTATTGGATTAACCAAATCCATGGCGAGAGAATTGGCACCAAGGGGGATAAGGGTTAATGCCATTGCCCCTGGTTTTATTGACACCGAGATGACAAGGAGCCTTTCTGAAGAAGCAAGAAACAGGCTGGTTACTCAAATACCACTAACGAGACTAGGAACACCAGATGATGTGGCAAATTGTGTCAATTTTTTAGTATCTGACGATGCTGACTATATAACAGGTCAGGTAATTCATGTAAATGGTGGAATGTTAATGTAA
- the fabF gene encoding beta-ketoacyl-ACP synthase II, giving the protein MDRRVVVTGLGVVSPLGVGVERNWEALINGKSGVGKITRFDASQLPSQIAGEANDFQPEDFIVKKEIKKMDLFIQFSLACSEMVIKDAKFEGNHYDKERIGVIVGVGMGGLPSIERYHCLMLEKGYKKVSPFFIPMLISNLASGHVSMRHGFKGPNSCVSTACAAGSHSIGDAFRIIQRGDADSMIAGGTESALTPLSVAGFCVMRALSTRNEDPTKASRPFDEGRDGFVMGEGAGLILLEELELALKRGAKIYGEIVGYGMTGDAYHLTMPEPEGKEVARCIRNALSDAGISPEKVDYINAHGTSTPLNDKFETMAIKKVFGEHAYKIPISSTKSATGHLLGGAGGVEAVYTLLAMNRSMIPPTINYEKPDPDCDLDYVPNKPRKKEIDIAISNSFGFGGTNACLVFRKYSG; this is encoded by the coding sequence CTGGATAGAAGGGTAGTTGTCACAGGATTAGGGGTCGTGAGTCCTTTAGGTGTAGGCGTTGAAAGGAATTGGGAGGCATTGATTAATGGAAAATCTGGGGTTGGGAAAATAACAAGATTTGACGCATCTCAATTGCCATCCCAGATAGCTGGAGAAGCAAACGATTTTCAACCAGAAGATTTTATTGTTAAAAAAGAGATTAAAAAGATGGACCTCTTCATCCAGTTTTCCTTAGCCTGTAGTGAGATGGTGATAAAAGATGCTAAGTTTGAAGGGAATCATTATGACAAAGAAAGAATAGGGGTCATAGTAGGTGTAGGGATGGGCGGTTTGCCATCTATAGAGAGATATCACTGCCTCATGTTAGAGAAGGGTTATAAAAAGGTATCACCATTTTTTATTCCGATGCTCATCTCAAATTTAGCATCTGGTCACGTATCAATGAGACATGGTTTTAAGGGTCCTAATTCGTGTGTTTCAACTGCTTGCGCTGCTGGTTCTCATTCAATTGGTGATGCCTTTCGAATAATCCAGAGAGGAGATGCTGATAGTATGATAGCCGGAGGTACAGAATCAGCATTAACTCCCCTATCTGTAGCAGGCTTTTGTGTTATGAGGGCTTTGTCTACTCGAAATGAGGATCCAACAAAGGCATCTCGTCCCTTTGATGAGGGAAGGGATGGTTTTGTTATGGGCGAGGGGGCAGGATTGATTCTTCTCGAAGAATTAGAACTCGCATTAAAAAGGGGAGCTAAGATTTATGGAGAAATCGTAGGTTACGGGATGACAGGAGATGCCTACCATCTGACGATGCCAGAACCGGAAGGAAAAGAAGTAGCAAGATGTATAAGAAATGCTTTGAGTGATGCTGGAATTTCTCCTGAAAAAGTAGATTATATAAATGCCCATGGAACATCTACTCCTCTGAATGATAAATTTGAAACCATGGCAATAAAAAAAGTTTTTGGAGAACATGCATATAAAATTCCTATCAGTTCAACAAAATCAGCAACAGGTCATCTTTTGGGAGGTGCAGGCGGAGTTGAGGCAGTTTACACCCTACTTGCTATGAACCGTTCTATGATCCCACCAACAATAAATTATGAGAAACCTGACCCTGATTGTGACCTTGACTATGTTCCGAACAAACCTAGAAAAAAAGAAATTGATATTGCTATTTCTAACTCCTTTGGCTTTGGGGGAACGAATGCATGTTTAGTATTTCGGAAATATTCTGGTTAA
- the fabD gene encoding ACP S-malonyltransferase — protein MTEKIAFLYPGQGSQYIGMGKDFYEKYPLVEEFYQKANHILNYDITSLSFSGPEESLRLTKNTQPAILIHSIVATKILRERGIKPIIAAGHSLGEYSALVSAGALSFEEGVLLVHQRGIFMQEAVPLGKGAMAAIIGLDRERVDELIQKVSSDKIVQPANFNSLNQIVIAGEREGVEEAVRIAKEDGAIKAVLLPVSGPFHSSLMQPAAERLKTELDKIEIKDLSFSIIANVNAEKVSSKDRIKELLVEQLYNPVQWERSISKLIEEGIDTFIEVGPGKVLTGLLRRISKDVQGFNVEDIKSLEKTLNSLDR, from the coding sequence ATGACTGAAAAGATAGCCTTTTTATATCCTGGACAAGGTTCACAATATATTGGAATGGGAAAGGATTTCTATGAAAAGTATCCTTTGGTAGAGGAATTTTATCAAAAGGCAAACCATATCTTAAATTATGATATCACTTCTCTTTCTTTTTCTGGTCCAGAAGAGTCTCTGAGATTAACGAAAAATACCCAGCCTGCAATATTGATTCATAGTATTGTTGCAACCAAGATATTGAGAGAGAGGGGTATCAAGCCTATTATAGCAGCTGGCCATAGTTTGGGAGAATACTCGGCCTTGGTTTCAGCAGGAGCTCTTAGCTTTGAAGAAGGGGTATTACTTGTTCATCAAAGAGGGATATTTATGCAGGAGGCTGTTCCTCTAGGAAAGGGAGCTATGGCTGCAATCATTGGACTTGATAGGGAAAGAGTAGATGAGCTCATTCAAAAAGTATCATCTGATAAAATTGTTCAACCGGCAAATTTTAATAGTCTAAATCAGATTGTCATTGCTGGTGAAAGAGAAGGGGTTGAGGAGGCCGTAAGGATTGCCAAGGAAGATGGGGCAATAAAAGCTGTTCTCCTTCCTGTGAGTGGACCTTTTCATAGTAGCCTCATGCAACCCGCTGCAGAACGTTTAAAAACTGAGCTTGATAAGATAGAGATCAAAGACTTATCCTTTTCCATTATTGCCAATGTTAATGCAGAGAAAGTATCATCAAAGGATAGAATAAAAGAATTATTAGTTGAACAGTTATATAACCCAGTGCAGTGGGAAAGGTCTATCTCAAAACTTATAGAAGAGGGGATTGATACTTTTATAGAAGTTGGCCCTGGTAAAGTTTTGACCGGCTTGCTCAGGAGAATTTCAAAAGATGTCCAAGGATTTAATGTAGAGGATATAAAAAGTTTAGAAAAGACCCTTAATTCTTTAGATAGATAA
- the plsX gene encoding phosphate acyltransferase PlsX, with the protein MKIAVDAMGGDNAPEAIVEGAVMASRECKTKVILIGDEEILTKELKKFDTQGLSIFIKHAPEVIGMDEAPSVALRKKKNCSIKVANEIVKNGEANAVVSAGNTGAALAASTLILRRLEGVDRPAIATTFPTSTGPTVVLDVGANVDCKPIQLFQFGIMGNIYARYILGKSRPRVGLLGIGEEDSKGNESTREAFQMFKRSSLNFIGNVEGKEVFSGVSDVIVCDGFTGNVALKTCEGLAELFGNMLKDTFSQSLKSKLAYSLIKSGIQSFRKSLDYSEYGGAPLLGVNGICIICHGSSNAKAIKNAISLAERFSINKVNLHIQEDIELNSEIYGLKVGKAKFWQQIRDSFSFTSKEEEEEEDSEP; encoded by the coding sequence ATGAAAATAGCAGTAGATGCAATGGGTGGAGATAATGCCCCTGAGGCAATCGTAGAAGGGGCAGTAATGGCTTCAAGAGAGTGTAAAACAAAGGTCATACTGATAGGAGACGAGGAGATATTAACAAAAGAATTAAAAAAATTTGATACCCAAGGTTTATCTATTTTTATAAAACATGCCCCTGAAGTAATCGGTATGGATGAAGCACCCTCTGTAGCTCTGAGGAAGAAAAAAAACTGCTCGATAAAGGTTGCAAATGAGATAGTAAAGAATGGAGAGGCAAATGCCGTTGTAAGTGCGGGTAATACAGGAGCTGCATTAGCTGCTTCCACCCTGATTCTTCGTCGCTTAGAAGGAGTGGACAGGCCAGCAATAGCGACAACCTTTCCAACATCAACTGGACCTACTGTTGTTCTTGATGTAGGAGCAAATGTCGACTGTAAACCCATTCAATTATTTCAATTCGGTATAATGGGCAATATTTATGCGCGTTACATATTAGGAAAATCGAGGCCAAGGGTGGGACTTTTAGGTATTGGTGAAGAAGATTCAAAGGGTAACGAGAGTACAAGAGAGGCTTTTCAGATGTTTAAAAGGAGTTCGTTAAATTTTATAGGAAATGTTGAAGGTAAAGAGGTTTTTAGTGGTGTTTCAGATGTAATTGTTTGCGATGGTTTTACTGGAAATGTGGCCTTAAAGACATGTGAAGGTCTCGCCGAATTGTTCGGAAATATGTTAAAGGATACATTTTCTCAGTCTTTAAAAAGCAAACTGGCTTATTCTTTAATAAAATCAGGGATTCAATCTTTCAGAAAGAGCTTAGACTATTCTGAATATGGAGGAGCACCTCTTTTAGGAGTTAATGGCATATGCATCATATGTCATGGTTCTTCTAATGCTAAGGCTATTAAAAATGCCATTTCACTCGCTGAAAGATTTTCAATAAATAAGGTCAATCTTCATATTCAGGAAGATATAGAACTCAATTCTGAGATTTATGGTTTAAAAGTGGGAAAAGCAAAATTCTGGCAGCAGATAAGAGATTCCTTTTCTTTTACCTCTAAGGAAGAGGAAGAAGAAGAAGATTCAGAACCCTAA
- the rpmF gene encoding 50S ribosomal protein L32 has translation MPVPKRKTSKSRRNKRRTHKKLSLVSLSICPQCQEIKLPHRVCPSCGTYKGKKVLAVKEV, from the coding sequence ATGCCGGTTCCAAAACGAAAGACATCTAAATCAAGAAGAAATAAAAGAAGAACTCATAAGAAATTAAGCTTAGTTTCTTTATCGATTTGCCCTCAATGCCAAGAAATAAAATTACCTCACAGGGTATGTCCAAGCTGTGGGACATATAAGGGCAAGAAGGTCTTGGCTGTTAAAGAGGTTTAA
- a CDS encoding DUF177 domain-containing protein, whose product MKKLSNLCINFYDIPDQGLEFDLKEDFSNLDIEAKDFNIKEPISIRGTIKKFGKDLYVKGHLLTEMIMCCSRCIENFTYTSDTGFEATYIPLENELLEEERELDHKDLDILFYKDEKIDLRDVVRDQIVLSVPLKSLCKADCLGLCPKCGQNLNISKCDCTLEDVNPRLEVLKKLKRKN is encoded by the coding sequence TTGAAAAAATTATCTAATTTATGTATAAATTTTTATGATATTCCAGACCAAGGTTTGGAGTTTGATTTAAAAGAGGACTTTTCAAATCTTGACATTGAAGCAAAAGATTTTAATATAAAAGAACCTATATCCATAAGGGGAACAATAAAAAAATTTGGTAAAGATTTGTATGTAAAGGGACATCTTTTAACAGAGATGATAATGTGTTGTTCTCGATGCATAGAAAACTTCACTTATACATCAGATACAGGGTTTGAGGCAACTTACATTCCTTTAGAAAATGAATTATTAGAAGAGGAGAGGGAGCTCGATCATAAGGATTTAGACATATTATTCTATAAGGATGAAAAGATAGATCTTCGAGATGTTGTAAGGGATCAAATCGTTTTGTCTGTTCCGCTGAAATCTTTATGTAAAGCTGATTGCTTAGGATTATGTCCAAAGTGTGGGCAGAACCTTAATATTTCTAAGTGTGATTGCACCCTCGAGGATGTTAATCCTAGATTAGAGGTTTTAAAAAAACTGAAACGTAAGAATTGA
- a CDS encoding beta-ketoacyl-ACP synthase III → MIRSKIVGVGSYLPKKVLTNFDLEKLLNTSDEWIRTRTGVIERRIAGEDEATSDLGYKAAIQAIEDAKITPNDIDLILVATTTPDTYLPSSACYIQNSLGINRGAALDISAACAGFIFALSIADQYIRAGTFKNILVIGSEVLSRITDWTDRNTCVLFGDGAGAVVVQASDSEDSGILSTHIHSDGTYKDYLIVPGGGSRKPLSNEVIDKKLNYIKMKGNETFKIAVTSMVNVAKEALDANGYKSSELDLLITHQANKRIIDAIAKRLKLPKEKVYINLEKYGNTSAASIPIALDEAKREGLLKEGSLILLVGLGAGFAWGSVLVKM, encoded by the coding sequence ATGATCAGATCAAAGATAGTTGGTGTAGGTTCCTATTTGCCGAAGAAAGTATTGACAAATTTTGATTTAGAAAAGCTTCTTAATACATCAGATGAATGGATTAGAACAAGAACAGGTGTGATCGAGAGAAGAATTGCTGGGGAAGACGAAGCCACTTCTGATCTTGGTTATAAGGCTGCCATCCAAGCCATTGAAGATGCAAAGATAACCCCTAATGATATTGATTTAATATTAGTAGCAACCACAACCCCTGATACCTACCTTCCGTCATCAGCATGTTACATTCAAAATAGTCTAGGTATAAACCGGGGTGCTGCGTTAGATATCTCAGCGGCCTGTGCGGGTTTTATATTCGCATTGTCCATAGCAGATCAATATATAAGGGCAGGAACATTTAAGAATATTCTCGTAATTGGTTCTGAGGTCCTCAGTAGAATTACAGACTGGACCGACAGAAATACATGTGTTCTTTTTGGGGATGGGGCTGGAGCCGTTGTCGTCCAGGCATCGGATAGTGAAGATAGTGGGATTCTGTCAACCCATATTCATTCAGATGGTACCTATAAGGATTATCTGATTGTACCTGGCGGAGGCAGCCGTAAACCTTTAAGCAATGAAGTTATAGATAAAAAGTTAAACTATATTAAAATGAAAGGAAATGAGACATTCAAGATAGCCGTAACATCCATGGTTAATGTGGCAAAAGAGGCCTTAGATGCTAATGGATATAAATCGTCCGAATTAGACCTCTTGATAACTCATCAAGCAAACAAAAGGATTATAGATGCCATTGCAAAAAGATTGAAATTACCTAAAGAAAAGGTATATATTAACCTCGAAAAATATGGAAATACTTCAGCTGCCTCTATTCCTATAGCATTGGATGAGGCGAAAAGAGAGGGTTTGCTAAAGGAAGGTAGCCTTATACTGCTCGTTGGACTAGGAGCTGGTTTTGCATGGGGTTCTGTTTTAGTTAAAATGTAA